The Synergistota bacterium DNA segment AGTTACCTGAGGGGGTTGAGATGGTTATACCTGGTGATAATACGAATTTTGAGGTGGAGTTGATAACGCCTGTTGCATTGGAGAAGGGTTTACGATTTGC contains these protein-coding regions:
- the tuf gene encoding elongation factor Tu (EF-Tu; promotes GTP-dependent binding of aminoacyl-tRNA to the A-site of ribosomes during protein biosynthesis; when the tRNA anticodon matches the mRNA codon, GTP hydrolysis results; the inactive EF-Tu-GDP leaves the ribosome and release of GDP is promoted by elongation factor Ts; many prokaryotes have two copies of the gene encoding EF-Tu) — encoded protein: LPEGVEMVIPGDNTNFEVELITPVALEKGLRFAIREGGRTVGAGVVTEIIE